A region from the Bacteroidota bacterium genome encodes:
- a CDS encoding 5-(carboxyamino)imidazole ribonucleotide synthase produces MIRPGQIIGIIGNGQLGRMSAIEAKKLGYTVYVYGPGIHSPAGQVCDLEVNGAYEDIDLISSFAQGCHVITFEFENIPADVLTAIQTLTPIHPDPEVLQISQNRLTEKNWFSGKGFPTTPYAAVRSAGDIAAQMEKWKTRAVLKTLTLGYDGKGQAKLHSAADATAAWENLSVKSAILEQWVDFEAEISVIVARNAYGQVAVFPVFENIHRHHILDTTFFPARIGSAIQKEAVRIASEVAEHMGLIGLLTIELFVDRAGNLLINEIAPRPHNSGHVTFNTGPVSQFEQHIRAVCDLPLGSTSSSLQGVMINILGDSWTGGEPVWSSLLSLPDVHLHLYGKSDPKPGRKMGHVTITGNPVDSSLISKVREVLKIPPLDGK; encoded by the coding sequence ATGATTCGTCCCGGTCAGATAATCGGAATTATCGGAAATGGTCAGTTGGGTCGGATGAGCGCCATCGAGGCGAAGAAACTCGGCTACACCGTTTATGTATACGGACCGGGAATCCACTCACCAGCCGGGCAGGTTTGTGATCTTGAAGTCAATGGTGCCTATGAAGACATTGATCTGATCAGTTCGTTTGCACAGGGATGTCATGTGATCACCTTCGAATTCGAAAACATCCCCGCAGATGTCCTGACTGCGATACAGACGCTTACCCCGATTCATCCCGATCCGGAAGTGTTGCAAATTTCACAAAACCGGTTGACCGAGAAAAACTGGTTTTCAGGAAAAGGATTTCCCACCACACCTTATGCGGCTGTCCGGTCGGCAGGTGACATTGCCGCACAGATGGAAAAATGGAAGACCCGCGCTGTTCTCAAAACCCTGACTCTGGGTTACGATGGCAAAGGTCAGGCAAAACTGCACTCGGCTGCCGATGCCACTGCCGCCTGGGAGAATTTGTCGGTCAAATCGGCGATTCTGGAACAGTGGGTCGATTTTGAAGCCGAGATTTCGGTCATCGTAGCACGCAATGCCTACGGACAGGTGGCTGTTTTTCCGGTTTTCGAAAACATTCACCGTCACCACATTCTTGATACCACCTTTTTTCCGGCCCGAATCGGGTCTGCCATCCAGAAAGAGGCGGTCCGCATTGCTTCTGAAGTGGCCGAGCACATGGGACTGATCGGTCTTCTCACCATTGAACTTTTTGTGGACCGGGCAGGGAATCTGCTGATTAATGAAATTGCTCCCCGTCCCCACAATTCGGGTCATGTTACCTTTAACACAGGTCCGGTAAGTCAGTTTGAACAGCACATCCGGGCGGTTTGTGACCTGCCTCTGGGAAGCACGAGTTCCAGTCTTCAGGGGGTGATGATCAATATACTGGGTGATAGCTGGACAGGTGGAGAACCAGTCTGGTCTTCGTTGCTGTCCTTACCCGATGTTCATCTGCACCTGTACGGGAAATCCGATCCGAAACCGGGCCGGAAGATGGGACATGTCACCATTACAGGAAATCCGGTGGACAGCTCCCTGATCAGCAAAGTAAGGGAAGTTCTGAAAATTCCCCCACTGGATGGAAAATGA
- the purE gene encoding 5-(carboxyamino)imidazole ribonucleotide mutase: MGTSTQTDPKVGLIMGSHSDWETMKHAAALLDQFQVPYEKKIVSAHRTPLQMTDYARTAESRGLQVIIAGAGGAAHLPGMVASMTVLPVLGVPVQSRALNGLDSLLSIVQMPAGIPVGTLAIGESGAKNAALLAVSILANADPSLRKRLHDFREEQTLNVQAQTLE, translated from the coding sequence ATGGGAACCTCCACACAAACCGACCCGAAGGTAGGCCTGATCATGGGCAGCCACTCCGATTGGGAAACCATGAAACATGCGGCAGCTCTTCTTGATCAGTTTCAAGTTCCATACGAAAAGAAAATCGTCTCCGCACACCGTACCCCCCTGCAGATGACTGATTACGCCCGTACAGCCGAAAGCCGGGGTTTGCAGGTGATTATTGCGGGAGCCGGTGGTGCTGCTCACTTACCCGGAATGGTCGCCTCGATGACGGTTTTACCTGTTTTGGGAGTTCCTGTTCAGAGCCGGGCATTGAATGGTCTGGATTCTTTGCTTTCCATTGTCCAGATGCCGGCCGGCATTCCGGTCGGAACGTTGGCCATCGGGGAAAGTGGTGCCAAAAACGCAGCCTTGCTGGCTGTATCCATATTGGCCAATGCCGATCCATCCCTGAGAAAACGTCTGCATGACTTCCGCGAGGAACAAACTTTGAACGTTCAGGCACAGACACTGGAATGA
- a CDS encoding DUF3857 domain-containing protein — translation MIRSLVVLCSVVFIAFDSFAGPADIGWNHLLNNRFDSAAVVFRSVKSDDPDYSRAMLGQYFLQNLMKQHDKAFQSFLDFSKTVPDANPYVYASWINETFTTLRGRRHPAFPQVLKNMIEKPDSIGLYRSFAYSNLGEWYLERGEIGLAEEQFKKVGTVDDWMITGPFDNISGSGHEKVYGPEVNFDPAETFSGLAGIPVKWMKIPVLRRDRWVDFTLYYGQARAIYYANTFVFSETDQTVLFRVGTSGSLKVFLNDQAIMSVSDEFNNDQDTYIARVGLKSGWNRLLVKVGASEITRNNFMFRITDLSGFPLKNVNVNILKKSYSPGPVSVEMVPSFTESWFTRKLKENPSQADNYLFLAEVLLRNDKAPEAEVVLEKGLKEFPESILFYDRLTEALIRAKKYDEYNTIYTRLEKMGSKFPDLIIYRYYRANRNQNWDAAREHLNDLKKLLPDSETYYSLLIDYYKDRNMKEELISTSLEALNKFPYEWGFYDNWISTQLETSQGVMASLTKLEKYLGLKQNSGALMTKAALNFRLGRLDQFEDDMKDLVEFDPASPSNWFTWGSLYFYVQEYAKSEEKLRKALSIAPQNDDYLGSLGEIMRVQDKTAEAKKYFSEAILYNPVAYSFREKLLELEGKSSAFTNFSTWNIDSIIRNAPDFHPDYSEGALFLVDDTRRVVYPNGASESLVDVVIKVYNDRGVERFKDYFIDFNPAGEELTIEKKVVIKPNGDEIQADNDRNQLVFKSLQPGDIIHMRWKIQYFYRGKLSEHFWESVNLNYYYPVLNLRYSLKTPDDFKFNYRSFKGAPEPTNRSVKGGVITEWVVRNEPGIAMEPNSPPLADIVKRVEISSLPNWSFIVNWYLDLTANKTRLTPELKETLAEIFPDGYPKSPEQKLKAIHYWVTENIKYSSESFRQSGHIPQTAREVCATRIGDCKDMATLAIALLRETGVQAWYVLVNTWDEGLNENALPSIDFNHAIVAVELPDGMRYVDMTGANYSMGTVPYLDRGAFFLLIKPGVTEPGYLNPSWFDPNNIRRNLDVQVLADGKLKIREESARTGVLTARLRNGWRQLSYQERKDQFVKNNTEFKNLTIDTLIFSDLTKLDSLVKTTYEFSVEDWVTTLAGFQVFRFPWSSPFDDSHIFGADSRKTDLIYDTETDESVETLFISFPGKMKPVEIPKNVSLTSPVGSYNLTFKMEKGKLVVSRVLKLTKTRIPTTEYKTVRTFFKEIEKADATQLLLK, via the coding sequence ATGATCCGATCCCTGGTCGTTTTATGCAGTGTTGTCTTTATCGCCTTTGACTCCTTTGCAGGTCCGGCCGATATCGGCTGGAACCATCTGCTTAATAACCGTTTTGATTCTGCTGCTGTGGTGTTCAGATCGGTTAAGTCAGATGATCCCGATTACAGCCGGGCCATGCTGGGTCAGTACTTTCTCCAAAACCTGATGAAACAGCACGACAAAGCGTTTCAATCCTTCCTGGATTTCAGCAAAACCGTTCCCGACGCCAATCCATATGTGTATGCTTCCTGGATCAATGAAACATTCACGACCCTTCGCGGACGCCGGCATCCTGCGTTTCCCCAGGTGCTGAAGAACATGATTGAAAAACCCGATTCCATCGGGTTGTACCGTTCCTTTGCCTATTCAAACCTTGGGGAGTGGTACCTTGAAAGAGGGGAGATCGGTCTGGCAGAGGAGCAATTTAAAAAAGTTGGCACTGTCGATGACTGGATGATTACCGGTCCTTTCGATAATATTTCGGGATCGGGTCACGAAAAGGTTTACGGTCCCGAGGTGAATTTTGATCCGGCAGAAACCTTTTCCGGGTTGGCCGGCATCCCTGTTAAATGGATGAAAATTCCGGTATTGCGGCGGGATCGGTGGGTGGATTTTACGTTATACTACGGTCAGGCCCGGGCCATTTATTACGCCAATACCTTCGTTTTCTCTGAAACCGATCAGACCGTTCTGTTCCGTGTGGGAACCAGTGGCTCTTTAAAAGTTTTTCTGAATGATCAGGCTATCATGTCTGTATCTGATGAGTTCAATAATGATCAGGATACTTACATTGCCAGAGTCGGACTTAAGAGTGGCTGGAACCGGCTGCTCGTCAAAGTCGGTGCTTCTGAAATCACCCGGAACAATTTCATGTTCCGTATTACCGATTTGTCGGGGTTTCCGCTTAAGAATGTAAACGTTAATATTTTAAAAAAATCGTATTCTCCCGGCCCGGTTTCTGTTGAAATGGTCCCGTCATTCACTGAGTCCTGGTTCACCAGAAAACTTAAAGAAAATCCGTCCCAAGCCGACAATTATCTGTTCCTGGCCGAGGTGTTGCTCAGGAATGACAAAGCGCCTGAAGCCGAAGTCGTTCTGGAAAAGGGATTGAAGGAATTCCCCGAATCCATTCTGTTCTATGACCGGCTTACTGAAGCGTTGATCAGGGCTAAAAAATATGATGAATACAACACCATTTACACCCGGCTGGAAAAAATGGGGTCGAAATTTCCTGATCTGATTATTTACCGGTATTACCGTGCAAACCGGAACCAGAACTGGGATGCAGCACGTGAACATCTGAATGACCTGAAGAAACTGCTTCCCGATTCAGAAACATATTACAGTTTGCTCATCGATTACTACAAAGACCGGAATATGAAGGAGGAACTGATTTCGACTTCACTGGAAGCCCTGAATAAGTTCCCTTACGAATGGGGCTTTTATGATAACTGGATTTCAACCCAGCTTGAGACCAGTCAGGGGGTGATGGCTTCACTGACAAAACTGGAAAAATACCTGGGGCTCAAACAAAATAGCGGAGCCCTGATGACCAAAGCTGCCCTGAACTTTCGTCTGGGCCGGTTGGATCAGTTTGAAGATGATATGAAGGATCTGGTCGAATTTGATCCGGCCTCGCCATCAAACTGGTTCACCTGGGGATCCCTGTATTTCTATGTTCAGGAGTATGCCAAATCGGAAGAAAAGCTCAGAAAGGCACTCAGCATTGCACCGCAGAATGATGATTATCTCGGCTCGCTCGGTGAAATCATGCGGGTTCAGGATAAAACAGCCGAAGCAAAGAAATATTTTTCAGAAGCCATTCTTTACAATCCGGTTGCTTACTCGTTCCGGGAAAAACTGCTTGAACTGGAAGGAAAATCGTCAGCCTTTACCAATTTCAGCACATGGAACATAGATAGTATCATCCGGAATGCACCCGATTTTCACCCGGACTATTCGGAAGGGGCTCTGTTTCTGGTTGATGACACCCGCCGGGTGGTCTACCCCAATGGAGCCTCTGAATCTCTGGTGGATGTGGTGATCAAGGTGTATAATGACCGAGGGGTCGAACGCTTTAAAGATTACTTTATTGATTTCAATCCGGCAGGGGAGGAACTGACCATTGAGAAGAAAGTGGTAATCAAGCCCAACGGAGATGAAATTCAGGCCGATAACGACCGCAATCAGTTGGTGTTCAAATCCCTGCAGCCAGGGGACATCATCCACATGCGATGGAAGATTCAATACTTTTACCGCGGCAAACTTTCCGAGCATTTCTGGGAATCGGTGAATCTGAATTATTATTACCCGGTTTTGAATCTTCGTTATTCCCTGAAGACCCCGGATGATTTCAAGTTTAACTACCGTTCATTCAAAGGAGCCCCGGAACCCACCAACCGTTCGGTGAAAGGCGGGGTTATTACTGAATGGGTGGTCAGGAATGAACCCGGCATTGCCATGGAGCCCAACTCACCGCCATTGGCCGACATCGTGAAACGGGTGGAAATCAGCAGTCTTCCCAATTGGAGTTTTATTGTTAACTGGTATCTGGACCTAACAGCCAATAAGACCCGGCTGACACCTGAACTGAAGGAAACACTGGCAGAGATTTTTCCGGATGGTTACCCCAAATCACCCGAGCAGAAACTGAAAGCTATTCATTATTGGGTTACCGAGAATATCAAATATTCCAGTGAGTCCTTCCGGCAATCAGGACACATTCCCCAGACCGCCCGCGAGGTTTGTGCCACCCGGATCGGTGACTGCAAGGACATGGCCACGCTCGCCATTGCCCTGCTGAGGGAAACAGGTGTGCAGGCCTGGTATGTTCTGGTCAATACCTGGGATGAAGGATTAAACGAGAATGCACTTCCTTCCATCGATTTCAACCATGCCATCGTGGCTGTTGAGTTACCAGATGGAATGCGTTACGTGGATATGACCGGTGCCAACTACTCCATGGGCACGGTCCCTTATCTCGATCGGGGAGCCTTTTTCCTTCTGATTAAACCGGGTGTTACCGAGCCGGGTTATCTGAATCCGTCCTGGTTTGATCCCAATAACATCCGTCGGAATCTGGATGTTCAGGTACTGGCAGATGGTAAGCTGAAAATCAGGGAGGAATCGGCCAGAACCGGGGTCCTGACTGCCCGGTTACGAAATGGCTGGCGGCAGCTCAGCTATCAGGAGCGGAAAGACCAGTTTGTAAAAAACAACACTGAATTTAAAAACCTGACCATTGATACCCTGATATTCAGCGATCTTACCAAACTGGATTCACTGGTAAAAACCACATATGAATTTTCGGTGGAAGACTGGGTGACCACACTGGCTGGATTTCAGGTGTTCCGGTTTCCCTGGTCAAGCCCCTTCGATGACAGCCACATCTTTGGTGCAGACAGCCGGAAAACAGACCTGATTTATGACACGGAAACGGATGAATCTGTCGAAACCCTCTTTATCAGTTTTCCGGGAAAAATGAAGCCGGTCGAAATTCCGAAAAATGTCTCACTCACCTCTCCGGTGGGTTCTTACAATCTGACTTTTAAAATGGAAAAGGGTAAACTGGTGGTAAGCCGGGTTCTGAAACTGACTAAAACACGGATTCCAACCACCGAATACAAAACCGTCCGTACGTTTTTCAAGGAGATTGAAAAGGCCGATGCCACGCAGCTGCTGCTGAAATAA
- a CDS encoding T9SS type A sorting domain-containing protein — MLKVLSVSFLVIFNSFSVYAQWVNGQAADAVLGQMTYSSTRPAMAPVPDRIGEPRGVAIDKKTGKIFILDGLYQRVARWPSVENYVSGTQPELFFGEPIDPVSGTNIGGPLNATLAPSASGVAIDSTGRLFVSDTFNHRVLFWDQAVTRETAGPADGVLGQPDLFSNSRNRGTGPQAWTLAQPRGLQVEKDRLWVVDQGNNRVLRFDGSSSLTTGDTAVAVLGQTGFTIGSSALSASRFNSPWYAALDSSGNLFVADMNNYRILRFDNAAGKSNGAPADGILGQSNFEANQKNRGGSVSASGFDFVFGLTAENQTLWVGENNNRILRFDLAAGKANGADADGVLGQPDFTSSKPGLSASSLRGSGYLAAAGGRLFVLDFGNRRLLWFNQAASKVNGAGADGVLGAPDMESLPAIQGPSSLRSPGGVAIDTLRKKVYISDSGNNRVLRFDMNSLMTGAEAEAVFGQASFSVDLANRGGDPAANTLSFPYGIAVDPLSGRLWVIDRGNARLLRFDQAWEKPSGSPADGVLGQPDFTTVNLAGNSAGTLSASTISTTAIAVAVDKYGTVFLADGTSTTVSRILRWNQAHLKESGAPADGVLGQADFTSGSRNRGGSANANTLSSPNGIAVDSVGTLWVSDGLNNRILWFTNASAKADGSDADGVLGQNSFTTTVTSGNANNVLTPVGIAVDDNGNLYIGDTGNRRVMVWYDAGEKPSGASADRVLGQAAFGQIFEEVGQAVNFPATGLAVNSQTGELFVSILSQNRVLRLTGSSVLTSVQDVTEPASFRLLSAYPNPFNPTSRIRFSLDRPGEIRLDVFDLTGKRVAVLADNQRFPAGESQLFFNATGLSSGVYLIRLLSGNQSETIRAVLIR; from the coding sequence ATGCTGAAAGTGCTTTCGGTATCATTTCTGGTCATTTTCAATTCGTTTTCTGTCTACGCACAGTGGGTGAATGGTCAGGCGGCAGATGCCGTATTGGGTCAGATGACTTATTCATCAACCCGGCCAGCCATGGCCCCGGTGCCCGATCGGATTGGAGAGCCACGTGGGGTAGCGATCGATAAGAAAACCGGGAAAATTTTCATTCTGGATGGATTGTATCAGCGGGTTGCAAGATGGCCGTCGGTTGAAAATTATGTGTCGGGAACCCAACCAGAGCTCTTTTTCGGAGAACCGATTGATCCGGTTTCAGGAACCAACATCGGCGGACCGTTGAATGCCACGCTTGCACCATCTGCAAGTGGGGTTGCCATTGACAGCACCGGTCGATTGTTCGTTTCCGATACATTTAACCATCGGGTTCTGTTTTGGGATCAGGCGGTCACCAGAGAAACGGCCGGACCTGCAGATGGAGTTCTTGGGCAGCCTGATCTGTTCAGCAACAGCCGGAATCGTGGTACCGGACCACAAGCCTGGACACTGGCCCAACCGCGGGGACTTCAGGTTGAAAAGGACCGTCTGTGGGTGGTCGATCAGGGCAATAACCGGGTGCTCCGGTTTGATGGATCTTCTTCTCTGACCACAGGAGATACTGCCGTTGCGGTTCTTGGTCAGACTGGGTTTACCATCGGATCTTCAGCATTGTCTGCTTCCCGGTTCAATTCACCCTGGTATGCGGCATTGGACAGCAGTGGAAATCTGTTCGTTGCCGATATGAATAACTACCGGATTCTGCGGTTTGATAACGCAGCCGGAAAAAGCAATGGTGCGCCGGCAGACGGTATTCTCGGGCAATCAAATTTTGAAGCCAATCAGAAAAACCGGGGTGGATCTGTTTCAGCATCTGGTTTTGATTTTGTGTTTGGCTTGACGGCAGAGAATCAGACCCTGTGGGTTGGGGAGAACAATAACCGGATTCTTCGGTTTGATCTGGCAGCAGGAAAAGCAAATGGAGCCGACGCAGATGGTGTTTTGGGTCAACCCGATTTTACCTCTTCAAAGCCCGGTCTTTCTGCCTCTTCTTTACGAGGTTCGGGTTACCTTGCTGCAGCCGGTGGCAGGCTGTTTGTGCTGGATTTCGGAAACCGACGGTTATTGTGGTTCAATCAGGCTGCTTCAAAGGTAAATGGGGCTGGAGCAGATGGAGTACTCGGTGCCCCTGATATGGAAAGTCTTCCGGCAATTCAGGGTCCTTCCTCACTGCGGTCACCCGGTGGTGTAGCCATCGATACTCTCAGGAAAAAAGTCTATATATCCGATTCAGGAAACAATCGTGTCCTGCGTTTTGATATGAACAGTCTGATGACCGGGGCAGAGGCTGAAGCGGTTTTTGGTCAGGCTTCCTTCTCTGTTGATCTGGCTAACCGTGGTGGTGATCCTGCAGCAAATACCCTTTCCTTTCCATACGGAATTGCGGTGGACCCGCTCTCAGGACGGCTTTGGGTGATCGACCGTGGCAATGCGCGGCTGCTTCGTTTTGATCAGGCCTGGGAAAAACCCAGTGGTTCACCTGCAGATGGTGTTCTCGGTCAGCCGGATTTCACCACGGTGAATTTGGCCGGAAACTCGGCAGGAACCCTATCCGCTTCAACCATTTCCACAACAGCCATCGCTGTTGCAGTTGATAAATACGGGACCGTTTTTCTTGCCGATGGGACCAGCACGACGGTCAGCCGGATTCTTCGATGGAATCAGGCACATCTGAAGGAAAGCGGTGCACCTGCAGATGGTGTGTTGGGGCAGGCCGATTTTACCTCGGGATCCCGAAACCGGGGCGGATCTGCGAACGCAAATACCCTTTCTTCTCCCAATGGGATTGCCGTGGATTCGGTTGGTACCTTGTGGGTGTCAGATGGCCTGAATAACCGGATTCTTTGGTTTACCAATGCATCGGCAAAGGCCGACGGTTCCGATGCTGATGGCGTACTCGGGCAGAATTCTTTTACTACCACCGTTACCAGCGGCAATGCAAACAATGTTCTGACCCCCGTTGGTATAGCAGTTGATGACAACGGCAATCTGTATATCGGTGATACTGGTAACCGCCGCGTTATGGTATGGTATGATGCCGGGGAGAAACCATCAGGTGCATCTGCTGATCGTGTTCTGGGCCAGGCAGCTTTCGGTCAAATTTTTGAAGAAGTTGGTCAGGCAGTCAATTTCCCGGCCACCGGTCTGGCGGTTAACAGTCAGACCGGAGAGTTGTTTGTTTCCATTCTTTCACAGAACCGGGTTCTGCGACTAACCGGGTCCTCGGTATTGACCTCTGTTCAGGACGTAACTGAACCAGCCTCCTTCCGGTTGCTTTCTGCCTATCCGAATCCTTTTAATCCCACCAGCAGAATTCGCTTTTCATTGGATCGGCCCGGTGAAATCAGGCTTGATGTATTCGATCTGACAGGAAAACGGGTGGCTGTACTTGCAGATAACCAACGGTTCCCTGCCGGGGAAAGCCAGCTATTCTTCAATGCAACCGGATTATCCTCTGGTGTTTATCTCATCAGACTCCTTTCCGGTAATCAATCAGAAACCATACGGGCGGTATTGATTCGCTGA
- the htpG gene encoding molecular chaperone HtpG — MKKKTTQTTTETGQISIHTENILPIIKKWLYADHEIFLRELVSNGVDAISKLRHLSSIGEYTGDVTKARVRVSVDKDKKEIRVSDDGIGMTADEIKKYINQIAFSGAEEFVKTYKKDDANSGIIGHFGLGFYSSFMVSESVEIHTRSYTDAPAAHWTSDGSTTFTIDASDKTERGTDIILHVDKDNEDFLEASRVKEILNKYCRFLPVEVEFEGEVINETTPAWVKAPSEVKESDYREFYQKLHPFQPDPLFWIHLNVDYPFRLTGILYFPKIQHEMDITKGQIQLYCQQVYVSNNVSEILPEFLTLLRGVIDSPDIPLNVSRSFLQNDRNVKKIAGHITKKIADKLNEICTSDRASFEKYWSDIAPFVKYGMITDDAFCDRVKDIALLPLANEDRFMTLPDYVEAYKETNKGEGDKTVVLYSSDKNQQATYLDLVKEKGLTAVVLDHLIDNHFISTLERKRNDIRFVRVDANVVDKLINPKAVTIEVNPDHAKVLTDVFKTVIRSEKMKISVENLSSTELAAKIIVTEESRRFKDMMRTMTIAQGKESTDDLFDDSTLVINAGNDIIRKILILEPTRPDLVKELAAHVFDVAALGQGSLTGPQMATFVKRMNKLMALIS, encoded by the coding sequence ATGAAAAAGAAAACCACACAGACCACCACTGAAACAGGTCAGATTTCCATTCATACCGAAAACATTTTACCCATTATTAAGAAATGGCTTTATGCAGATCATGAGATATTCCTGCGCGAACTGGTTTCGAACGGAGTTGATGCCATTTCCAAACTCCGCCACCTTTCCTCCATCGGCGAGTATACGGGTGATGTGACAAAGGCCAGAGTCCGTGTCAGTGTTGATAAGGACAAAAAGGAAATCAGGGTGTCGGATGATGGTATCGGCATGACAGCCGATGAAATAAAAAAATACATCAATCAGATTGCCTTTTCCGGAGCCGAAGAATTTGTAAAAACGTACAAAAAGGACGATGCAAACAGTGGTATCATCGGTCATTTCGGTCTTGGATTCTATTCGTCCTTCATGGTTTCTGAATCGGTCGAAATCCACACCCGATCTTACACCGATGCACCTGCCGCCCATTGGACGTCGGATGGAAGCACCACTTTTACCATCGACGCTTCTGATAAAACCGAGCGAGGGACCGATATCATCCTTCATGTGGACAAAGACAATGAGGATTTTCTTGAAGCCAGCCGGGTCAAGGAAATTCTGAACAAGTATTGCCGTTTTCTGCCGGTTGAAGTGGAGTTTGAAGGGGAAGTGATCAACGAGACCACTCCGGCCTGGGTAAAAGCACCGTCAGAGGTGAAAGAGTCTGACTACCGCGAATTTTATCAGAAACTGCATCCGTTTCAACCGGACCCGCTGTTCTGGATTCATCTGAATGTGGATTATCCTTTCCGCCTGACAGGGATTCTCTATTTTCCGAAAATTCAGCATGAAATGGATATCACCAAGGGACAGATTCAGCTATACTGTCAGCAGGTGTATGTTTCAAACAATGTTTCCGAAATCCTGCCCGAGTTCCTGACCCTGCTCAGAGGCGTGATCGATTCGCCGGATATTCCGCTGAATGTATCCAGAAGCTTTTTGCAGAATGACCGGAACGTGAAAAAGATTGCCGGTCACATCACCAAAAAAATTGCAGATAAGCTGAATGAGATCTGTACGTCTGACCGCGCTTCTTTCGAAAAATACTGGTCCGATATTGCACCGTTCGTGAAATATGGGATGATTACCGATGATGCGTTTTGTGACCGTGTAAAAGACATTGCCTTGTTACCATTGGCCAACGAAGATCGTTTCATGACACTGCCCGATTATGTGGAAGCCTATAAGGAAACCAATAAGGGTGAGGGCGATAAAACCGTGGTGTTGTATTCGTCTGATAAAAACCAGCAGGCCACCTATCTGGATCTGGTGAAGGAAAAGGGGCTGACAGCCGTGGTTCTGGATCACCTGATCGATAACCATTTCATTTCTACTCTGGAGCGCAAACGGAATGACATCCGTTTTGTCCGGGTCGATGCCAATGTGGTGGATAAGCTTATCAATCCGAAAGCCGTGACCATCGAGGTGAATCCTGATCATGCCAAAGTGCTGACCGATGTCTTCAAAACGGTCATCCGGAGCGAGAAAATGAAGATCAGTGTGGAAAACCTCAGTTCTACCGAGCTGGCAGCAAAAATCATTGTGACCGAAGAAAGCCGCCGTTTCAAGGATATGATGCGTACCATGACCATTGCACAGGGAAAAGAGTCGACCGATGATTTGTTCGATGACAGCACGCTGGTGATCAATGCAGGAAATGATATCATCAGGAAAATTCTGATTCTGGAGCCGACCCGCCCCGATCTGGTTAAAGAACTGGCTGCCCACGTTTTCGATGTGGCTGCATTGGGGCAGGGATCACTCACCGGACCTCAGATGGCCACCTTCGTGAAGCGGATGAACAAACTGATGGCACTTATTTCCTAG
- the rfbC gene encoding dTDP-4-dehydrorhamnose 3,5-epimerase has product MKFHKTTLPGVVLIEPAVFGDERGFFMESYHESRFAENGIDVRFVQDNVSRSVKGTFRGLHYQMDPHAQGKLVRVPVGEVWDVVVDIRKGSPTFGRYEGFTLSERNKHILWVPPGFAHGFLVLSDLAEFSYKCSGYYAPLVERSLRWDDPDLAIQWPAPPDPALISKKDLAGSFLKSADINYVWQG; this is encoded by the coding sequence ATGAAATTTCATAAAACGACATTACCCGGGGTTGTCCTGATTGAACCAGCGGTATTCGGCGATGAACGGGGTTTTTTCATGGAAAGTTATCATGAAAGCCGGTTTGCCGAGAACGGAATTGATGTCCGTTTTGTACAGGACAATGTTTCCAGGTCGGTAAAAGGAACCTTCCGGGGCCTGCATTATCAAATGGACCCGCATGCTCAGGGAAAGCTGGTTCGGGTACCGGTTGGTGAAGTCTGGGATGTGGTGGTGGACATCAGAAAAGGTTCCCCGACTTTTGGCCGATATGAAGGATTTACCCTTTCTGAGAGAAACAAACACATTTTATGGGTTCCTCCTGGTTTTGCACACGGATTTCTGGTTCTGTCTGATCTGGCCGAGTTTTCCTATAAATGCAGCGGCTACTATGCCCCGCTGGTGGAAAGATCTCTGAGATGGGATGATCCCGATCTGGCTATTCAATGGCCCGCTCCGCCTGACCCTGCATTGATTTCGAAAAAGGATCTGGCCGGTTCCTTCCTTAAATCGGCCGATATTAACTATGTCTGGCAAGGCTGA